Below is a window of Nicotiana tabacum cultivar K326 chromosome 19, ASM71507v2, whole genome shotgun sequence DNA.
TTGAAGTTTCTATAAAAATCTATTGTGTTTGACGctaatgctgctcggtgggccgggcctgaaccggaccggaccgggcccgcggtcctaacgggcctggtgggcctggtgggccggtcctgggtgggccggtcttggtgggcctctgagcccgtcacgggctggtctccatggttgagcccacgagcccgggaccgtttggcccgggaccggcaggcgggcctgggccggtcctggcgggcctggcgggcccaacggctattttaaaaaaaaaaaaaaaaaaaaaaaaatcaaacggccatatttaaaatctagccgtttgggctgaaaatatgaccgttttttaagttaaaaaaatggccatttggcccccaaactttattttaaccccaaactttatataattacacttttccccatttctcaactataaataccccctcattctttcatttttattcaccaattcatcaatatctctcaatatctctcaatctctctcaatctctctactacaattacttaatttattgttgaaatttcgtgaaaaattgtgaagttgttgaattgaagttttcaagtgttcaacgattttcaattttcaagaagttgttcggcaatccggtaaactcgtttcaactcttacgtttttataatatatttttgtgtggtttagtttgcataattataattaatatggcatttactttgaaaaaaatgtttggtaaaggaaaagataaaaccggtgaaagtagtggccaaccaactacccttcccccggctccccgacctagaaaagataagcaagttgaaagtagtcgccaacctagacgtcctcctccttccgtaattcttgatagtgatcacccttgttttcaatttaccgatagtgaattttatcataatgttgcaccaggtgatagattagatgatgaaattatgaatgctctttatcctaatgaaaccatcttagaaaataatgaggaaaatgaggatgatgatgaaactcaagcaccggatttagatgatacacctactagtcctcttaataacccaagtgatgcaccggtcgacccacctgtagaaactcctacttttaatagagaacctgctaaacgcttagaaacatcattagtttggaatttttttactcaagtaagagaaaaaaataaggctaagtgtaaaacttgtgggaaattaatgtcgcataaatatgtaggagaccgtagcggcacaggtagtttgactaggcacataaaaacacaccctagagataaggctagattttttcaaatgaaagcgcatctagaggggacaagtgtagattctgcgattaaccctagtacaggttcaaatctagttcaaccaggaattaacactgtcactggaggtattttatattacgatccaaatagagatcgtgaagaattagcaaagatgattactgttatgtgcttaccttatacttttgcttctaatcctaattgggttcattatattagaagagtgtttaatcctacttataaaggttggcctcgcgcaacagttaagagtgatatttataaattcaaacatgaatatgaacaatatttgcgttatttatttactcatatacctaatcggatttctattactactgatattggtagaagtggtaatgattgtgattacctaactgttacaagtcattggatagatgaagaatggataatgcaaaaacgcataattgcatatagaataattaattcgcgtcacacaggtaaatttatagctaacactgttgcagatatttgtagatatttttgctttagcgataaaataatggcaatttcaatggataatgcttctagtaacaccagtgctataggcatgcttacaacaacactaaatcctgcatttactaatattttccatgttagatgtatttgtcatatttatcatttaattgtcggtgatggtatgcgaatattaaacatagaaattgaaaaggttagaatggctcttaattggcttttttattcaaaccgtagaagtagacttagagagtattttaaaaaatgtgatgaatatggccttagagaaagaaaggttcctaaaccttgcccgactagatggaattgtatgtacgaaagtttagtagtagcatatgaatatagaaacccaattaatgcaacgtttaattctcgggtaggtggtgaagatgatgatgaaatgcttaccactcaagattggactaatgttaaaattcttttagattttttagaacattttcaaattgcaacaaatgcattttctgggcaatattatcctactatttcaaactgtttagtttatattgcagcactatctgatttgtttgttgaatttagtgagggtggggatatttatgaacttgctataaatgaaatgaaacaaaagtttaaaaaatatttttttcctatccctcctatttatggtcttgctgcaatgctaaatcctacaatgaaattgggaggtcctcatttttggtattcaaatatttataaggctttagatctttcaaatgaggaaattgcgacacttgcagatgcaaaagcttcaattaagattaacgctcaaacagtttataatgcttatcaacttgccttagagcatgctaggccaactattccaacccctacttcgtctagctcacaatcctctaaaagagttgcgggcttaaaagctcttaaatcttggacggagttcaggggtctcaaggtgaaaattatgatgaaacttcacatctaaatgagcttcaagtttatttgtctcagggacttgaaaaggagaatccagacggctcttttgatcttttggaatggtggaaggcaagggaaaaacattttcctgttcttgcaaggatggctcgggatattttatcaattcaagcttcaactgttgcatcagagagcgctttcagtcaagcaagactgcaaataggtgatcatagagcgtctatgagggatagcttggaaaaatcagtattgtttagagattggatccgctcggaaagaagaaactttggaattgcagaagcacaaccggcgatagatgaagcttatgaagaaatgatagcggaacttacggaggattcggcttcgcccggaagtggtgatgaacaagcttcttttccaccaccaccaacgcaacctcctccgaaccttgaaggatttatgagatttgttagagataatacatagaataatatgtaacttgtattttggcacatcttccttagttttttccttctaatggtggtattagtaccttgttgtgctcattccattgggggaaggatgactaagaaagatatgtcattttttggtaataaaatttattgcttctacccatgagcttcttttcgcaatatttctttgtctatacttagaattatttatatgctacaatatatacataatatacaatatatatactacaagaaaatatatttataagatacaatatatacataagatacaatatatatactacaagaaaatatataagagaatatatatacataagatacaatataatatactacaagaaaatatattatgctacaatatatacataatatacaatatatatactacaagaaaatatataagagaatatatatacataagatacaatataatatactacaagaaaatatattatgctacaatatatacataatatacaatatatatactacaagaaaatatatttataagctacaatatatacataagatacaatatatatactacaagaaaatatataagagaatatatatacataagatacaatataatatactacaagcaaatatataagagaatatatatacataagatacaatataatatactacaagcaaatatattatgctacaatatatacataatatacaatatatatactacaagaaaatatatttataagctacaatatatacataatatacaatatatatactacaagaaaatatataagagaatatatatacataagatacaatatatatactacaagaaaatatattatgctacaatatatacataatatacaatatatatactacaagaaaatatataagagaatatatatacataagatacaatataatatactacaagaaaatatattatgctacaatatatacataatatacaatatatatactacaagaaaatatatttataagctacaatatatacataagatacaatatatatactaaaagaaaatatataagagaatatatatacataagatacaatataatatcaagaagtgatatttatgcatgacaatttagtgttttactattgttttgttattttctttttcgtcaagcactttaataattagatatacatatatactacatattaatatagccatgatactacaagaaattgtctttaaaaaaaaaaaaaaacccgctaggcccgcgaagcccacgagcccggcccgttaagcacaggaccatgtgggcttaggcccgtcacgggccggttccacccattaggcccacgaagaccgggaccgccaggcccgggaccgccagagcccgggaccacgaagcccgggaccgcgaggcccggcccgttaggcccactaaggcccgggcccgggacaaaatacagccctATTTGACGCAAATGATCGCTTAAATTTATGGGTTTTCTAATTTGTTCCTTTAAATATAGTACTGAGCATATACCCTCTCTGTTTTTGTTTCTGGTGCATTCTTGGTTTGGGGCTAATAGAAACAAAAGGAATTTACTTTATATAATTACTCCGAACTAAAACAGAAATTCTTCCTCATACCAGAAGCTAAAATAAGGTGTGCTATGGGATTCATTATTTTGTGTGCCGATGATCAAGTCCAAAAGGGTTGGTTGTATATTGTAACCTGTGAATGAGGATGAAATTTTTAGAAGATCATAAGAATGCTAACATTTGGCAATGTGATACAAAAATTTTGACGACTCAGGAAATAAATTTGATCCATTGCACACATGTCTAACATCTGGATTTACTTTTAAAGATTATACATTTGAACAAAGAAAAGTGAGGGCCAATCATTAACAGTACTTAAGCTGCCCAAATCAAAGTAGAGAGATCAATTCATTTGGCCCCAACTAGGAACCCTATTCAGGTGTCTTAACTTTTTGATGAACACAAacgtcttttgggctaaccaagcTGTAATGCCAAAGAAGAAGTAACAAACCTCTTTTAGTGATATGTCTTgatgcaaaagaaagaaaaaactttaAGATCATTCAAATTGAAGCTAAATTCATCTTCCCCATTTGGTCACTGTCCAATTGAATTGTCACGTATACAATTCAAACATGACCATTTGTTGAAAAATGGAATCCAAGTCTGTATCGCCAAttattgtttttactttttaCCCATTCCCAGGCCAAATATTGGTTAATTGACAAGGTTGATTGAATTTAACAACTTTTATACGTTTAGACTTTAGAGCCTAGAGGGATGAACAAGAGAGAGAGTGAGAGACTACGAGAGGGGTCACCTTTATAAACTTGACAACTATGAGGGAGCCAATTCTCAACTCCGCGAAACTCATGGACCAAAGAGAAAATACTCCTTTTAGTagtctatttttttctttctggGTTTGTCTGCTTGATTACACTCCCCTTTACCGATTCTGGTTCTCCTGATTATGTTCCCTGTTCAGAATTCAGTTCTGTACTGTTTTCTGCATCCTCCCTTTCACATCAACCTTACTTAATTCTCGTATTTTGTCCAACTCAAAATTCTATACAGTTTTTTGTATTTACTATCCATTTATAATGTTCCTTTTTCGTTGAAATACAAGTGACGACTGAGCAGAGAGGGAGCAACTTCAATGGTGATAAAGCTCTCAACTTTAAAGCTTCCCAAGAAAATCCCCAACTGGGTTTGTTCAAAATCCTCTCTTTCTTCACTCTCTGGTGCTTGTAGGATtcaaatcacccctgaaaccaATCAACCCTCTACCCCTTCTTCTGACTTTGATTCAAAGATTCAACTTGTAAAGACTAAGCTTCACCCTGAAACCTTAGCCAGCGTTCTTGATTCCACTACTGATTTGGATTCTTCGTTGAAGCTATTCAAATGGGCTTCCCTTCAAAAAAGGTTTCATCACTCTGCTGATACTTATTTTCAGATAATCTTGAAGCTAGGTATGGCTGGAAAAATAGATGAAATTGAAGGATTTTGTAATGAGATGGTAAAGGAGAAATGTCCAAATTATGAACAGGTTCCTTTGGCTTTGTTAGATGCATTTGTTAGAAATAATAGGCTTAGTGAGGCTTTATGTGTTCTTTCTTGTATAAATTTGAGTAGCTTAAAGCCCTCTATATCTGTATTTAATCAATTATTGGGTGCACTTATAACGGAAAAGAAAGAATTTAAGGACGTATTGTTCGTTTATAAAGAGATTGTGAAGGCTGGAATTGGTCCCAATATTGATACACTTAATTATCTGATAGAGGCTTTGTTTGCTGCCAATCGTGTCGATGCTGCATTGGACCAATACAAACGTCTTCATAAGAAAGGTTGTAATCCTAACGGAAGGACTTTTCAGATAATTATTGGTGAACTTGTTGCAAGGCGTAAAGTGGATGAGGCACTTGTAATTTTGGATGATATGTTTAGAATACGGTGTGAACCGGATTATTCTAGCTTTTATACTCATATAATTCCTTTATTTAGTAAGATGAATAAATTAGATGTAGTAACGAGGTTGTTCTCTATGATGAGAGAATCTAAGGTTCTTCCGGATACACCAACTTATGGGGCAATGATAAAGTGTTTGTGCGAGAATCTTCTTGTGGTTGATGCTATAAAACTTGTAGATGAGATGGTGTATAGTGATGTTAGGCCAGATGACGACGTGTTCATGAGTATAATAGATGGATTATGTGAATTGAATATGTTGAGTGAAGCTAAGAAGTTTTTGAATGACAAAGAAGTTGCACGTGTATTGCCTTACAATGCACTTCTTGAAGCTATTCTAGATGATGACGCCTTTAGTATGGCCAGAGATCTGTTTGGTGAAATGCTTGAAAGAAACATCACAGATCAGCTTTCTTGGAATATCATGATTAGATACCTGTGTGATAATAAAAGGCTGAATGACGCCTTGAAGTATCTTGCTGGAATGACTGTTTCCTCCATTAGCCCTGATTCATCAACATATTCTGCTCTCATCATTGGCAACTGCAAATTAGGTGAATGTGACAATGCTTTGGCTTTGTTTCATCTACTTAGTGCCAAAGCTGGGTTAAATATAGATTTGATATCATATGCTCAACTTATTGAGTGTCTTTGCCAGAAGGAAAAGATTCAGGAAGCTGCTGAAGTATTTTGCTTCATGTCAACAAGGAAATGCGCTCTTCAGTCCATCCCGTTTGACAAGCTTATGAAGGGACTTTGTACTAGTGGCTACGCTGGTAGAGCAATCAAAATGCTACCATTGGCATATTATTCTGGTACATTGTCTTCTACTGCTGCTTACAACAGCGTATTGCAAGGCCTATTCAGTTTAGGCAGAGAAAGTGATCTCTTTATAGTGATCTCGAGAATGATCATAGATGGTTGTACCCTGGATGCGGAAACATATTGCATTCTCATTCGGGGCATGACTTCACTTGAGCGTATAGAGAAGTCCGCCCTGTTCTTGGGTTCAATGCTTAGTCGGGGTCTATCACCAGATTCGGAAACACTTGCTGAACTTCTAGAATATCTGGTGAAAAACTCTCAGGTCCATGTGATACTTTCTTCAGTAGATAAACTCGTCGCAGAATTTGAAGTTGTTGATTCAGCTATGTACAACATGCTGATAAATGCCCTCTTGAAAGAGGGATACAAAAACAAGGCCTCTTTCTTACTGGATTTGATGTTGGAAAAGGGATGGGTCCCTGATGCTAGTACTCACGCTTTATTAGTCGGTTCCAGCGTGGAAGATGAAACATTTTCCAAAAAGCGTTCCCATGACAGTTTGATCACACAGGATACTGTTGGCAATATACTTGCTGAGGGTCTGGGGAATTCAGATGGACCTGACTACAGACTATAATACTGTAATTGGGAGATTGTTTCAGCAATCAACTTGAATGGTACCTAAATTTGGAATATAGGTGGTCTGAAGCAAATTATGATGTATTTTCTCTACAAGACTGATCTACAAACCACACCTAAAAGTAAGTTCCTTgtgttatttatttctttcagtttCTTGTATAAACTTTACAAATACTTTGATATTTTAATAGCTCTGTAGAGTTAATCAttttagtttaatcctaattttTAGTCATTTTGTGTAATCTGAAGATGACATTACCTTCTCAATGGGGTTATACTGTTTATCATACTTTAGAAAATTATGTCTTCTGATAGTTATTAGTTAAACTATAGAAAGGAAACTTTTATGATAGTTCAGAGTTTATCCCATGATACTCATTTTGCTGCGGTTACTTCACATTTGTAAATTCAATTCTCAATATTTGCATCATACTGCTAAAGATCATAAACAAAATAGATGTTTCGGAATGTTCTACCTCAAAACTGATCTTTTACTGGCTGAGACGAGAACAATTGACCGCAGATAGAACAACAGGTTTCTTTAATTTGCTTTACACTTTTGTGAGATGAAAGAACCACTTCAAATGTACAATTAAAAATTTGATGTAGCCTGCTTTGAAGAAATCCAATGCTACTTTTAAGTTTCTCAATATTTAACTTAATTTAATCAATCACTTCATCAATTTTTGTAACTTGATATATATCCAAATCCAATATAATTCTTATTACATTCCATTCTAGTAGTTTGGAAGTCTGCCACATGTTTGAATTGTCTATTGATTATGATGTACACATTGTGAAGTTTTGCTGTAACTAATAGCTGAATATTAATATCGATTATGCAGTGACAACGAAAGCTGGCTTGACATCCAGTGTTTAGCATTCCTATCAGCAGCGATGAATTGTAATACCATTCTCGCTATTATCAGTTCAATATCGGTGCAGGTGAATAGACCTTCTTTTGTTGTTATGGTGGTGTTTTAGCCAGCTAACACAGACGCAACTAATGCACTGGGTACCTTCTACTTTTCACCAACACAGGTAACCGATAACTATCTCCGCAGAGGCTTAGATtacaaataacaacaacaacaacccagtaaaatcccactaatggggtctggggagggtagtgtgtacgtagaccttacccctaccccgaaggagtagagaggctgtttccgaaagaccctcggctcaaaaaaacaaaaagacaaaagaggCAAAAAGAGgcaaaaagggagacaatattagtatcacaacatcaatcataggataaataggaataCCATTAAATTCAGAAGAAAGATGTAAagtaaagggagacaatattagtaaatattagtatcaccacaatagtcataagaaaaataggaacctcataaaatctagaagaaagatgtaaagcaaaaacgatagctagtaaataggacctgcactgaaaagagaaatagtaagccacaacattcccactagttatcttaggggaaaaaaaaaaaaaaaaaagaaacctacatggctagtcccaccatgttacgaagtaaggcacgactcaactacctcctaacctacaactcttatactcgacctccacatcttcctatcaagtgtcatgtcctcgaaaatctgcgacctccacatcttcctatcaagtgtcatgtcctcgaaaatctggagcctcgccatatcctgcctgatcacctctccccaatacttcttaggccgccctctacctcttctcgtgccctccataaccagctgctcacacctccgcAGAGGCTTAGATTgatgagaagaaatcaccaaacattTTTGCCTCTTCTGGGGTGCAGGTGATTAGCATACTACGCGAACCAATATTAAGGTCAAATGTATCATGTGCTGAGAAAATATGCAGTCGTAGACGTTGAGAAATATGTGCTCAGCTCAGTTTGACTGAGCTCAATTCTTGTGCTGCTCGGCTCATCTCCTTATGTGGAGGCCACGCACTATGTTCAGATCTTAACATTCTTTCGATACCCTTTCCTCAGATCAGGCAAGTCCAGGCTCGGCTAGAGATATTAAGAAGGAAGCTCAGAACACTGTTTAGTACTTGCACTCAAGCTTTGCCTGAAATGTCTGTTGATGTACTCGCTCAATTTTGAGATATAAATTTTCTTTTATAAGTCAACTCGGCATAGTGAGTTACGTTGTTACTTGCACTCAGACTCCTCAACATTGTATTCAGAACAGAAATGAATGAAATAGTGTTCCTTCGTTCTTTCGAATATCTTAACAGCAGATGAGCATAGAAAATACGGAAAAGGGCCTGATATGCCCCTCTACTATGGTATATTGTTCAAAATACTGTCCCCCGTTATACTTTCCGTACCTAAAAACCCTTACCGTCCAACAAAGTAGTATATTTGTCCCTATTTTAACGGCTGGGATACGTGACACTCTTTGAAAGACCAAGACACTCCACTTCACTAAATAAATCCAACCCGCCCCAGTTCCCTTGCCCCGCCCGACTAAATAAACCCATAAATAAAAAACCCACCGTAAAAACACAAACAAAACATCaaaattctagggtttcttcgTCGCTCCCTTGTTTAGTATTCAGCTGGTCAGAAACTGCTTTACGATGT
It encodes the following:
- the LOC107773077 gene encoding uncharacterized protein LOC107773077, with amino-acid sequence MVIKLSTLKLPKKIPNWVCSKSSLSSLSGACRIQITPETNQPSTPSSDFDSKIQLVKTKLHPETLASVLDSTTDLDSSLKLFKWASLQKRFHHSADTYFQIILKLGMAGKIDEIEGFCNEMVKEKCPNYEQVPLALLDAFVRNNRLSEALCVLSCINLSSLKPSISVFNQLLGALITEKKEFKDVLFVYKEIVKAGIGPNIDTLNYLIEALFAANRVDAALDQYKRLHKKGCNPNGRTFQIIIGELVARRKVDEALVILDDMFRIRCEPDYSSFYTHIIPLFSKMNKLDVVTRLFSMMRESKVLPDTPTYGAMIKCLCENLLVVDAIKLVDEMVYSDVRPDDDVFMSIIDGLCELNMLSEAKKFLNDKEVARVLPYNALLEAILDDDAFSMARDLFGEMLERNITDQLSWNIMIRYLCDNKRLNDALKYLAGMTVSSISPDSSTYSALIIGNCKLGECDNALALFHLLSAKAGLNIDLISYAQLIECLCQKEKIQEAAEVFCFMSTRKCALQSIPFDKLMKGLCTSGYAGRAIKMLPLAYYSGTLSSTAAYNSVLQGLFSLGRESDLFIVISRMIIDGCTLDAETYCILIRGMTSLERIEKSALFLGSMLSRGLSPDSETLAELLEYLVKNSQVHVILSSVDKLVAEFEVVDSAMYNMLINALLKEGYKNKASFLLDLMLEKGWVPDASTHALLVGSSVEDETFSKKRSHDSLITQDTVGNILAEGLGNSDGPDYRL